One segment of Stenotrophomonas sp. SAU14A_NAIMI4_8 DNA contains the following:
- a CDS encoding LacI family DNA-binding transcriptional regulator, whose product MNDNDGTSSKRSGKAVTVTDIARAIGVSRATVSLVLRGSPLVNVDTRAKVEAELRRQRYVYNRAAANLRRRTSSSIALVINDLSNPFFAEFASGVDEALGGRGYVTLLGSTGESPQRQQAVLSTLMEHTPAGLILSPAEGSDATLLRQALGANANVLLFNRELEGADWDFLTLDNQHGAYLATRHLIERGHQQIAFFGGHADSSSCHQRRAGFQQALAEAGLVLPSGWMIESAPNRLEAAARTDELFADGHRPSAAVCYNDTVALGLMLGLNSRGIRPGGDFAVTGFDDISEASVAVPPLTTLTADPRERGRQAAALLLQRLDDPDAPPRRTVAPVQLRVRESSAARPN is encoded by the coding sequence ATGAACGACAACGACGGCACTTCCAGCAAGCGTTCCGGCAAGGCGGTGACGGTGACCGACATCGCCCGTGCGATCGGCGTGTCGCGCGCCACCGTGTCGCTGGTGCTGCGTGGCAGTCCGCTGGTCAATGTCGATACCCGGGCCAAGGTGGAAGCCGAACTGCGCCGCCAGCGCTATGTCTACAACCGTGCGGCGGCCAACCTGCGCCGGCGCACCTCCAGCAGCATCGCGCTGGTCATCAACGATCTGTCCAACCCGTTCTTCGCCGAATTTGCCTCCGGCGTGGACGAGGCACTGGGTGGGCGAGGCTATGTCACCCTGCTGGGCAGCACGGGCGAATCGCCGCAGCGCCAGCAGGCGGTGCTGTCCACGCTGATGGAACACACCCCGGCCGGCCTGATCCTGTCGCCGGCCGAGGGCAGCGATGCCACGCTGCTGCGGCAGGCGCTGGGCGCCAACGCCAACGTGCTGCTGTTCAACCGCGAACTGGAAGGGGCCGACTGGGACTTCCTGACCCTGGACAACCAGCACGGCGCCTATCTGGCCACCCGCCACCTGATCGAGCGCGGCCACCAGCAGATCGCCTTCTTCGGCGGCCATGCCGATTCCAGTTCCTGCCACCAGCGCCGCGCCGGCTTCCAGCAGGCCCTGGCCGAGGCGGGCCTGGTGCTGCCGTCGGGCTGGATGATCGAATCGGCGCCCAATCGCCTGGAGGCGGCCGCGCGCACCGATGAACTGTTCGCCGACGGCCATCGTCCCAGTGCCGCGGTCTGCTACAACGACACGGTCGCGCTGGGCCTGATGCTGGGCCTGAACTCCCGCGGCATCCGCCCCGGCGGTGATTTCGCGGTGACCGGTTTCGATGACATTTCCGAGGCCTCGGTGGCGGTGCCGCCGCTGACCACCCTGACCGCCGACCCGCGCGAGCGTGGCCGGCAGGCCGCCGCGCTGCTGCTGCAACG